The nucleotide sequence TATTTATTTCTGTTAAAACTGTTTGTACTGAAACtaaatgcattattatttgtttagatGCATTTTGTTTGTCCTAAATTATAAGCCTTAAAAGcttttaaatgtgcattaatTAAACAGGTGTTTCTTGaatgttttgcctttttttttttttttgtctatccCAAAGACACTATCTGTAGCAAAAATTACTTCTATAAATTACACTTCCATCAAATATGAAAAATAGAgagtaaaatatacatatataggtgtatatgtataattaaaaaaaaagttttgctcaacaaatgcaatggaaactttttttttttttttccattacaatGTTATGAAAAGGTTTGGTTGGTCAAACTATAAGTTATTTAAATTAGAAGAAAATTTGCAAAGTGAGTCGAGCTGATTACCAAGTGCTTCAATCACACCACATGTTAACCAGGCCTAAACAAGACTATAATCAATGCGGTTTTGTCTTTTCACAGGGCATGAGCCACACAAAATTTTTTCTCACCGATCTGTCTTTGCAAAAAACCCCTGCAAAAAAGTCACTCGTGCCAGACCGGATGTTTACCAGCTTGCCTCTGCACCTCAGAAACAAGGTTGTTGTGACTCATTTCTGAAGTTAGACAAATGTTAAATTGGTCATGCAAACATGGTGGGCTGACAGCTGAATATCCATATTCACTGATGCCAATTAAATATATACAAGTAAAATTTTGTGAACGgacaaatttaaatatattgctattttattgtgcatacatacataaaatTAACTTAAGAAATGaagtatttaatattataaaataaatgtaatatatctgCATGAATCATGACCAGAGTGTCTCACTCCACTACatgttataaaaatatatagtatCATATATTTCAGTTTTCATTAGTTTTTTAGGTGTCCAGTGGTGAGTAATGATTTATTGACTTGAGTCAGTGCCTTAAATCTAAATCATTAAAGGAACATTTCCAGGTttcatacaagttaagctgaatcaacAGTACTTGTGccatttttttgcacaaaaatgtatttcgactcatccctccttttctttaaaaacagcaaaaatcactgttacggtgaggcacttacaatggaagtgactgggggcaatttttggagggtttaaaaggcacaAATGCAGCAATacagcttaatttgtattgaacctggaatattcctttaatattacttCCATGCTGCTAGCCagcataaatgaaaaataaacgatCTACGTAGGCTTCAGCACACCATGAATGAAAAGAAAAAGTGAAACAAACTTTCAATGGGCGATctattcacaccaaaagcaaaacAGAAATACACTATGGTCATTCACAAGATATAATGCAAGATACAACCCACCTGCCTCTGTATTTTAAAATACGCTTTAGGTATTTTTAACAGaggatatttctttttttttcctcccaaaCTCTCTATGGATTAATAGTATTAACAGTAGAATATGTAATTCAGTATAATTTGTCTTTACTAACactgaataaaaatgttttcaaaaaattTCATAGAATCTGATTTATTCCTCTGAAATGCAGGGGAGCCTAATATCAAAATACTCACAAAAAGCTATTCCAGGAAtgcaaaatgtgcattttcagcAAGGGGAGGAACTTTGTGGATGTATAGTGACATCTTGTGGTGTGGACTCAAAAGTAGCATGAGAGTCAAATTtattaacaaacacacaacacatatatATTGACATagaaacatacatataaatacaaaaacaacaaacagatGTTTCACGACTAAAAGTGATTACACGTGCACCGGATCTACCATTCGGTATTAACCAGGCTCCACAGCTCGTCGCTAACCTCACAGGGGGAACGAGCAGTTGTGTCTATGTTGATGGGGGTGGCAACATCAGCACCATAGTGAACTGTCAAGAGACGACAAAATGATTTCATACGGTCTAGAATATAAAGATATATTACATTTATCATAAGTATATGGTATATCCAACATGTGACATGATTACCTCCCCTCAGTATATGTGGCTCTGTGTCAACCTCTAGCTTTATCTTGGTAACTTTGTAGAAGAGCTGAGCAATGTATCtaaataagaaaaacagaatTTATAGCAGGCACCATTTCAAAGCAGTCAAACTcctaatattccaagtcttctgaaagcatacaATCACTATGTACAATGAGAAGACCAATTTTAAGTTGCTATTCAATCAATGATTTATTATGGTGACATACCAATAACATAAACCTTATTGGTTCTTGCGCGTCGAAGTTTGAATAGAGtgaaaaacaacttacattttagtctgttcatcATATAAACTGACCGTATGCgttcagaagacctggaatatgATCCATGAGTCGCCTGGTCCACTTTTACGAAACTATgggtgcttttttttaaattatttatccccttttctccccaatttggaatgcccaattcccactatggggtgctttttaagctttaaagcaaGACACTACCAATTGCAACTGTACTGAAATCAGCGAACGGAACATCCttaaaaatatcttcttttgcaTTCCGCAGAAGGAAGTCCTTTGTGTTTGGTGCGACACgaggggggagtaaatgatgaccgaattgtaattttggggtaaaccatTTCTTTAAGCTGTTAAGCCAGGTTCAGTGCTTACATTGCTGAAGGGATGACCTCAGTTGTGTCCTCGTCCACTTCTTGTTGCAGGGTTTGAATTTCTTGCTCAGCATCTCGTAGTCTTTCCAACTCTCTCTGTAAGAATCTTCCGCATGAGTCAAGGGACATGCCACAGAGAACATCTTAAcactaatggtgcgttcagaccagaggtgtcGAGAGAGTCAAATCGATCATAAGACATTCaatttctatggcagccagcgtctctcggcggcgagaagcggtgTGGCACGTCTTGGGAGGTGTGgccgtcagaggaaagttcaagtgcgggcaacattatggtaatgagctttgacgcagtTCAGCGCTATTGgtgtatagaagtgctccgctctagcgaagtctagagaacacaaccgtgtaaactttataaaaattagttccgaagacaaaatggaggagaaactgattattgccatgGCGAGTTTTaccgtaatatttgatctgtccctgtttgcatacagggatataaataaaattaaaaaaaagatgagtggacaaaggtgtctgaaatagTTGATGTTCCATGTGAGTTGATGAAGCTGATATTacggtttatataatattatataataatatattaaaagactCCATGATATACTTGTGATATGTcagcaaaaagataccggtcgccATGTCTCgatgttttgcggcccctttaaatatagttcacaaaaccaagcattctcaacgaacgttgccgcctatttcaactacatcAGAGCCAAAAATGTAAAGTGTGTTATACATGATTTTAATTGCCTTACTAGAACtacaattttgacttttttttttataatagaagtcacagtatttttttgtgtgataatcaatattatgctaaaatgctgttgattgagctcaacttgtattgaacctggaatattcctttaatgtcgcACTGGAAATTGACCACTCAAAAACGTTTTTAAAGTGCTTACATGTGCATCAAACTGATATCAACAGTGTCTTGGTCACCTGACCTCTGgtgtaatgtaaataaacatattttaatggcCAGTAGTTCTACAGAAAGCAAATACTGGTTCTGGTTGAAGGATACTCCTGCTCTGATTTGAGGTTGTGACTTTTGGACAGGCTTCTTTGCACTTCCTGTTCCACTCTCTCGATCTCCTGCATAACCTGGCTCTGCTGTCCCTCTAAATTTATCAGCTTCTGGCTGACCACCTCCTCTGCATGCACAAGACCTTTAAAGAGCAGacaacagaaaaaatatatattttgttacactatttcataagtatagccacaagacgtaaatattatacatgcaaacataatttagtgttataaaatctctTACTGAACTTATCAGTGTAAAATTATATTCAATACAACAAcattgttgtcatgacgatgtaatgccagTAAACCCCATAATCTGGTAAATACCATAACactggtaaatccctgattttatcccactaaaatcatgtttaacacATGCAATGTTTACATCTTGGGGACTGGCtctattcacttctattgtatgtgcctcactgtaaccgcaattatattaaaataaataagggatgaatcgaaatataattttttgtggtaatcaacattaagacaatgatgctgttgattgagcttaacttgcattgagcATGAAACCTTCCTTTAAGCTTTATTGACAGCATCTGCGGCTTAATGTCAATAacgacagaaaataaaataaatggcttTTCCctcataaacaataaataaatcatggtaaatgcacttacaatggaagtaaactgTGTCAGCTTTCCGGAGGTGTATGCAAAGCTCATATTATTGTTATAGCACTTTATTAATTATTCTGTAAACATACATATATTCTTTGTGCTGTGGGGTTTTCTCAATCACCCTTTTATATAACTTAACATGGACATGATCAATAAGGTCACTAATGtcatatataatgtttaaaaaaaatctaaaataatcatttaaaatatccAAAATCTGCTCTCAAGTCTATAATATCTGATAATATCAAAGGTTAttattgaaacattttaaatactCTCTAAAATATTCTTTAGATTAGATTAAAATAATACTATTTAAGATCTCGGTTGTGGTCTTCTTGGTCTTGATGTGATGGTCAAAGAACTCCTGCAGCTTCTCTCTCGCTCCTTGAAGGGCGCTCTCTGCCTTGCTGCTCTTGATGAACTCAATGAGTGATTCCCCCGATTTCTCGAGGTCATCATCATTTAATGCATCGCTCTGTGACATATCTGCAATTAAGTTATTTCTGCAGAGAAGACAGGCACAGAAGAAGACAAAGATATAAGAGCTGTAGTGGCACGTGTGGCTTCAAACCAGAGGTATTtgatttaaaggggtagttcacccaaaaatgaaaattctctcatcatttactcaccctcatgccattacagatgtgtatgacttactttgttCTCCTgaagacaaattaagatttttagaagaatatttcagctctgtgaaaCTTcacaaagcacacaaaggcagcataaaagtaatccatatgacgccagtgatttaatccatgtcttctgaagaaatacgattcgttttgggtgagaaaagagcaaaatgtaactcatttttcaTTGTGTAAGGAAGTGTAAAGCCCAATGTATACTAGTCAGTCGTGAACGCTAGGTGTATGCGTATTTCGTCATCAGCAGTGCTTGGGCACTGAACACGCACGGCCTGATTTTTCGAACTGCGCGTACTCTGAACGTGTAGTATGtgcatgtgcctggaattatttgtacaaattagtgggtccacaaggtggcaacactcacaattaAGCctttgctgtcacaaagaagcacTAGAAAAATATATACTCGCTGATAAACAAAAAACGAAGGTAGAAGCAACAACAGaggatgtgcacatcaagagtGCATGTGCGAGGAGATCaggatacctgcatttgtatagctCGAGTCTGAGGGGATATAaatacatctttatgggtctaaactcatAAAGAAATAGTCCAGTGTCTCATAAAGTCATAGGCTCGTAGCACGCATGCGCCATCCTGCAGTcatatgaagtatactttgaaaggctagcgtTCGACTGAACACAGACAGTAAGCATTCATGTCAAAACAgcagtatactttgggcttaatcgagcttgaaatcataatctccaataagactgctgatgtcaaaatttatagtgaaaaaggggttatattttggtctgttcttacccaaaaccgattggatcgctggAGTcttaagttctggtcaccattcacttgtattgtatggacctacagagctgaaacattcttctaaaaatcttcatttgtgttctggtaaagaaagaaagtcatacacatctgcgatgccataagggtgtgtaaatgatgacagaattttcatttttgggtgaactatcacttgaaCGGGCCACCCAAACTATATGGACCAGTTGAGATGTCATTGCTGACAAATGCAAAATCTACAAGAAGTGTTTAAT is from Xyrauchen texanus isolate HMW12.3.18 chromosome 8, RBS_HiC_50CHRs, whole genome shotgun sequence and encodes:
- the LOC127647310 gene encoding kinetochore protein Spc24-like gives rise to the protein MSQSDALNDDDLEKSGESLIEFIKSSKAESALQGAREKLQEFFDHHIKTKKTTTEILNSLVHAEEVVSQKLINLEGQQSQVMQEIERVEQEVQRSLSKSHNLKSEQEFLQRELERLRDAEQEIQTLQQEVDEDTTEVIPSAIYIAQLFYKVTKIKLEVDTEPHILRGVHYGADVATPINIDTTARSPCEVSDELWSLVNTEW